From Xyrauchen texanus isolate HMW12.3.18 chromosome 12, RBS_HiC_50CHRs, whole genome shotgun sequence, one genomic window encodes:
- the LOC127652458 gene encoding stonustoxin subunit beta-like, with the protein MGSHSTKDLSGQTDTGEVKSVIHGESPESSCVSMKSDRSMDPPPEFSSGAPCADVSVDHGGEFRITAGLRKYVCDLTLDSNTAHPELILSEGNRKVTRVRERQSYPDHPERFDKCRQVLCRESLTGRCYWETQWSGRVEIAVSYKEISRKGKGYECAFGFNVNSWNLWCLNDSFVACHNDNRTFIPSPSDGCKRVGVYLDWPAGTLSFYSVSDTHTLTHIHQHIYSTPLCWI; encoded by the exons atgggATCTcactccacaaaggatctcagtggacagacagacacaggggaggtcaagag tgtcattcatggagaatctcctgaatccagctgtgtgtccatgaagagtgaccggtcaATGGATCCTCCACCTGAATTCAGTTCAGGAGCtccttgtgctgatgtgag tgtggatcatggaggagagttcaggattacagcaggacTACGCAAAT atgtctgtgatctcacactggattcaaacacagcacaccctgaactcattctgtctgaggggaacaggaaggtgacacgtgtgagagagcgtcagtcatatcctgatcatccagagagatttgataaGTGTCGTCAGGTtttgtgtagagagagtctgactggacgctgttactgggagactcaatggagtggacGTGTTGAAATAgcagtgtcatataaagaaatcagcaggaaaggaaAGGGTTATGAGTGTGCTTTTGGATTCAATGTAAACTCCTGGAATCTGTGGTGCTTAAATGACAGCTTTGTTGCCTGTCACAATGATAACAGAACTTTCATACCTTCCCCTTCAGATGGctgtaagagagtaggagtgtattTGGACTGgccggccggcactctgtccttctacagcgtctctgacacacacacactcacacacattcatcagcaCATTTactcgacccctctatgctggatttaa